In a single window of the Leptospira sanjuanensis genome:
- a CDS encoding flagellin N-terminal helical domain-containing protein: MIINHNLSAVNSHRSLKFNELAVDKTMKALSSGMRINSAADDASGLAVSEKLRTQINGLRQAERNTEDGMSFIQTAEGFLEQTSNIIQRIRVLAIQTSNGIYSNEDRQLVQVEVSALVDEVDRIASQAEFNKFKLFEGQFARGSRVASMWFHMGPNQNQRERFYIGTMTSKALKLVKADGRPIAISSPGEANDVIGLADAALTKIMKQRADMGAYYNRLEYTAKGLMGAYENMQASESRIRDADMAEEVVSLTTKQILVQSGTAMLAQANMKPNSVLKLLQQI; the protein is encoded by the coding sequence ATGATTATCAATCACAACCTGAGCGCGGTGAATTCTCACCGTTCTCTAAAGTTCAACGAGCTTGCTGTGGACAAGACGATGAAGGCTCTGTCTTCCGGTATGCGGATCAACTCCGCGGCGGACGACGCTTCCGGACTCGCGGTTTCCGAAAAGCTTAGAACGCAGATCAACGGTCTGCGTCAGGCCGAAAGAAACACCGAAGACGGGATGAGTTTCATTCAAACTGCCGAGGGTTTCCTCGAACAGACGTCGAATATCATTCAGAGAATCCGGGTGCTCGCCATCCAGACCTCGAATGGAATCTACAGCAACGAAGATAGGCAGCTTGTGCAGGTGGAAGTATCTGCGCTGGTGGACGAAGTCGACCGAATCGCTTCTCAGGCTGAATTTAACAAATTCAAGCTGTTCGAGGGACAATTCGCGAGAGGGTCCAGAGTCGCTTCCATGTGGTTTCACATGGGACCGAACCAAAATCAGCGTGAGAGATTTTACATCGGCACGATGACTTCGAAAGCCCTGAAGCTTGTAAAAGCGGACGGGAGACCGATCGCGATTTCTTCTCCGGGAGAAGCCAACGATGTCATCGGTTTAGCGGATGCAGCTCTTACGAAGATCATGAAGCAGAGGGCGGATATGGGAGCTTATTACAATAGGCTTGAATATACCGCAAAGGGTCTGATGGGCGCGTATGAAAATATGCAAGCGTCGGAATCCAGAATTCGAGACGCCGATATGGCGGAGGAAGTTGTCTCGCTGACCACAAAACAAATTCTCGTTCAGAGTGGTACGGCAATGTTGGCGCAGGCAAACATGAAACCGAATTCAGTTCTCAAGCTTCTGCAGCAGATCTGA